In one window of Miscanthus floridulus cultivar M001 chromosome 12, ASM1932011v1, whole genome shotgun sequence DNA:
- the LOC136497264 gene encoding uncharacterized protein → MRAHQMRHRHIAAMMNVVAIVLVLSTLAAAGVWSPAPPPPPSAPYHADHVVREGRRVVIVEYERELPLSTEDGGSVKVQETRVLPPDALDGVEGDGGVFDEARGVVSNAAGKVAGAAEEGKERLSDAKESAKGGVLGAVKRCKDRLCGAGRKVEEGAKDAASRVEHGVEDAARGAKEAVWDAKDSAENMAFDAAQKGKETMKSAKDKASEAAQQGKEAVRSAKDKASDAAHQGKETVKSAKDKVSEAAGKAKEKASDIQHGTAEAAKAAKERVSEAARHAKNTVRSARDSVSDIAHRTEERAADRAAEAEVEVKARAAEVGKNLTDIARRARDVGADAAAYLLGAPGREAARTATAVMHLLGFATAYGACVWVTFVSSHVLAAALPRQQLGMLQSKLFPVYFRAMAYGVGLALAAHLLGREHRSVASRAQSFNLLAALGLVLANMLLLEPKATKVMFERMKVEKEEGRGRDMVDIVDPPVVTVATPTAATTTTVPTAAATALTGTAPADGAGTGGKQAKPATATGDAEEMSKSRAVTLSRRLKQLNGYSSLCNVLSLMSLTWHLVHLARRLHAGTAAC, encoded by the exons ATGCGTGCTCACCAAATGCGACACCGACACATCGCCGCCATGATGAACGTCGTGGCCATCGTGCTCGTCCTCTCCACTCTGGCGGCCGCGGGGGTCTGgtcccccgcgccgccgccgccgccctcggccCCGTATCACGCCGACCACGTCGTCCGGGAGGGCCGACGCGTGGTCATCGTGGAGTACGAGCGCGAGCTCCCGCTCTCGACCGAGGACGGCGGCAGTGTCAAGGTCCAGGAGACGCGCGTCCTGCCCCCGGACGCGCTCGACGGCGTCGAGGGCGACGGCGGGGTGTTCGACGAGGCCAGGGGCGTGGTCTCTAACGCGGCCGGCAAGGTGGCCGGCGCGGCGGAGGAGGGCAAGGAGAGGCTCTCCGACGCCAAGGAGAGCGCCAAGGGTGGTGTACTCGGCGCGGTCAAGCGGTGCAAGGACAGACTCTGCGGCGCCGGCAGGAAAGTGGAAGAGGGAGCCAAGGACGCGGCGTCCCGCGTCGAGCACGGCGTGGAGGACGCGGCGAGGGGCGCCAAGGAGGCGGTCTGGGATGCCAAGGACAGCGCCGAGAACATGGCGTTCGACGCCGCGCAGAAGGGTAAGGAGACGATGAAGAGCGCCAAGGACAAGGCGTCGGAGGCCGCACAACAGGGGAAGGAGGCCGTGCGGAGCGCGAAGGACAAGGCGTCGGACGCCGCGCATCAGGGGAAGGAGACCGTGAAGAGCGCCAAGGACAAGGTCTCCGAAGCCGCTGGCAAAGCGAAGGAGAAGGCGTCCGACATCCAGCACGGAACAGCCGAAGCGGCGAAGGCTGCCAAAGAGAGGGTGTCCGAGGCGGCCAGGCACGCCAAGAACACCGTCCGGAGCGCCAGGGACAGCGTCTCCGACATCGCACATAGAACCGAGGAGCGCGCGGCGGACAGGGCCGCGGAGGCCGAGGTGGAAGTGAAGGCGAGGGCCGCCGAGGTGGGCAAGAACCTGACGGACATCGCGCGGCGGGCGCGCGACGTGGGCGCCGACGCGGCCGCGTACCTCCTCGGCGCGCCCGGCCGGGAGGCGGCGCGCACCGCGACGGCCGTGATGCACCTCCTGGGCTTCGCCACCGCCTACGGCGCCTGCGTGTGGGTGACGTTCGTGTCCAGCCACGTGCTGGCCGCGGCGCTGCCGCGGCAGCAGCTCGGCATGCTGCAAAGCAAGCTGTTCCCGGTGTACTTCCGCGCCATGGCCTACGGCGTCGGGCTGGCGCTCGCCGCGCACCTGCTGGGGCGGGAGCACAGGTCCGTGGCGTCGCGCGCGCAGAGCTTCAACCTGCTCGCCGCGCTCGGCCTCGTCCTCGCCAACATGCTGCTGCTCGAGCCGAAAGCCACCAAA GTGATGTTCGAGAGGATGAAAGTGGAGAAGGAAGAAGGCCGGGGACGTGACATGGTGGACATCGTCGACCCGCCGGTGGTGACCGTGGCCACGccgaccgccgccaccaccaccaccgtccccACGGCGGCGGCCACAGCGCTCACAGGCACAGCTCCCGCGGACGGCGCGGGGACCGGCGGCAAGCAAGCGAAGCCCGCGACGGCAACAGGCGACGCGGAGGAGATGTCGAAGAGCAGGGCGGTGACTCTGAGCAGGCGGCTGAAGCAGCTCAACGGCTACTCGTCCCTGTGCAACGTGCTGTCCCTGATGTCCCTCACCTGGCACCTCGTGCACCTGGCGCGCCGCCTGCACGCGGGCACCGCCGCCTGCTAG
- the LOC136497263 gene encoding uncharacterized protein isoform X2: MTTLISKCKNANKPLVVAGCVPQGSQGLKELEGISIIGVQQIDRVVEVVEETLKGHEVRLLSRKTLPSLDLPKVRKNKFIEILPINVGCLGACTYCKTKHARGHLGSYTIDSLVDRVKTVVSEGVREIWLSSEDTGAYGRDISTNLPNLLNAIVAELPVDQSTMLRIGMTNPPFILEHLKEIAAVLRHPCVYSFLHVPVQSGSDAVLTAMNREYTVGEFRKVVDTLCELVPGMQIATDIICGFPGETDQDFSETVNLVKEYQFPQVHISQFYPRPGTPAARMKKVPSNEVKKRSRELTSVFESFSPYQGMEGKVERIWITEIATDGVHLVGHTKGYIQVLVIAPDSLLGTSANVKITSVGRWSVFGYVIEGSVAVGEAPKQTSAKLQKEHGQNQVEEAGCCATDSCGTSACSNEAQQCAPERCENTSHAPQACGDVTRQEALQPMLVRRRVEGTPKESESSAAHSLGKERQVKVVTRRGVNIDTILWCGLAVSFAVTIALLVILTSKISSASSP; encoded by the exons ATGACAACCCTCATATCTAAATGCAAGAATGCAAACAAGCCACTAGTAGTGGCTGGATGTGTACCCCAAGGAAGCCAGGGTCTCAAGGAGCTTGAAGGTATTAGTATAATTGGAGTGCAACAGATAGACCGAGTTGTTGAAGTGGTTGAGGAAACTTTAAAGGGCCATGAGGTTCGGCTGTTGAGTCGGAAAACACTGCCTTCACTTGATTTACCTAAG GTAAGAAAGAACAAGTTTATCGAGATTCTTCCTATTAATGTGGGATGTTTAGGCGCCTGCACATACTGTAAGACAAAGCATGCTCGTGGTCATTTGGGAAGCTATACTATTGACAGCTTG GTGGATCGTGTGAAAACTGTTGTCTCCGAAGGTGTCCGGGAGATCTGGTTGAGCAGCGAAGATACTGGTGCTTATG GACGGGATATCAGTACAAACCTTCCAAATTTGTTAAATGCGATTGTTGCGGAGCTTCCTGTTGACCAAAGCACAATGCTCCGCATAGGCATGACAAATCCTCCTTTCATACTAGAGCATTTGAAGGAGATAGCTGCTGTTTTGCGCCATCCCTGCGTTTACTCTTTCCTCCATGTTCCTGTGCAATCTGGAAGCGATGCTGTTTTAACG GCAATGAATCGTGAATACACTGTTGGCGAGTTCAGAAAGGTAGTTGACACTCTGTGTGAGCTTGTCCCTGGAATGCAAATTGCTACAGATATTATCTGTGGCTTTCCTG GTGAGACTGATCAAGATTTCTCTGAGACTGTTAACCTCGTAAAGGAATATCAATTccctcaggtccacatttcacagTTTTACCCTAGACCAG GGACACCTGCTGCTAGGATGAAGAAGGTACCAAGCAATGAAGTGAAAAAGCGGAGTCGTGAATTGACTTCAGTTTTTGAATCATTTTCACCATACCAAGGAATGGAAGGCAAAGTAGAGAGGATCTGGATCACCGAGATTGCGACTGATGGTGTTCACTTG GTTGGACATACCAAGGGATATATCCAGGTGCTGGTAATTGCTCCTGATAGCTTGTTAGGAACATCAGCAAATGTGAAGATCACATCTGTTGGACGATGGTCTGTCTTTGGTTATGTGATAGAAGGATCTGTTGCAGTAGGAGAAGCACCGAAGCAAACTAGTGCCAAACTGCAGAAAGAACATGGACAGAATCAGGTGGAGGAAGCTGGTTGTTGTGCCACTGACTCCTGTGGCACCAGTGCATGCTCCAATGAGGCACAACAGTGTGCCCCAGAACGATGTGAAAACACATCTCATGCCCCGCAGGCCTGTGGTGATGTTACTCGTCAGGAGGCACTCCAGCCTATGCTTGTGAGGAGAAGGGTAGAGGGAACCCCGAAAGAAAGTGAAAGCAGTGCAGCACATTCACTAGGGAAGGAACGGCAGGTGAAAGTAGTAACTAGGAGAGGGGTAAACATTGACACGATTTTGTGGTGCGGTTTGGCCGTGAGCTTCGCTGTAACGATAGCTCTGCTTGTAATCCTTACCAGCAAGATTTCATCGGCATCCTCCCCCTAG
- the LOC136497263 gene encoding uncharacterized protein isoform X1: MEDIEDVLGPAGLSGGGAPRLPLAAVTVKPKRRLSRVAQAPPQPEDRIPGTQTIYVKTFGCSHNQSDSEYMSGQLSAFGYAITEDPEGADLWLINTCTVKNPSQSAMTTLISKCKNANKPLVVAGCVPQGSQGLKELEGISIIGVQQIDRVVEVVEETLKGHEVRLLSRKTLPSLDLPKVRKNKFIEILPINVGCLGACTYCKTKHARGHLGSYTIDSLVDRVKTVVSEGVREIWLSSEDTGAYGRDISTNLPNLLNAIVAELPVDQSTMLRIGMTNPPFILEHLKEIAAVLRHPCVYSFLHVPVQSGSDAVLTAMNREYTVGEFRKVVDTLCELVPGMQIATDIICGFPGETDQDFSETVNLVKEYQFPQVHISQFYPRPGTPAARMKKVPSNEVKKRSRELTSVFESFSPYQGMEGKVERIWITEIATDGVHLVGHTKGYIQVLVIAPDSLLGTSANVKITSVGRWSVFGYVIEGSVAVGEAPKQTSAKLQKEHGQNQVEEAGCCATDSCGTSACSNEAQQCAPERCENTSHAPQACGDVTRQEALQPMLVRRRVEGTPKESESSAAHSLGKERQVKVVTRRGVNIDTILWCGLAVSFAVTIALLVILTSKISSASSP, from the exons ATGGAGGACATCGAGGACGTGCTGGGCCCGGCCGGCCTCTCTGGCGGCGGAGCCCCCCGCCTCCCTCTAGCCGCCGTCACGGTCAAGCCGAAGCGCCGGTTGTCCAGGGTCGCGCAGGCTCCGCCTCAGCCCGAGGACCGGATCCCCGGCACGCAG ACGATTTACGTTAAGACTTTCGGGTGCTCACATAACCAG AGTGACAGTGAATACATGTCAGGTCAGCTCTCTGCATTTGGATATGCAATCACTGAAGATCCCGAAGGAGCAGATTTGTGGCTAATTAACAC ATGCACAGTGAAAAATCCAAGTCAATCTGCAATGACAACCCTCATATCTAAATGCAAGAATGCAAACAAGCCACTAGTAGTGGCTGGATGTGTACCCCAAGGAAGCCAGGGTCTCAAGGAGCTTGAAGGTATTAGTATAATTGGAGTGCAACAGATAGACCGAGTTGTTGAAGTGGTTGAGGAAACTTTAAAGGGCCATGAGGTTCGGCTGTTGAGTCGGAAAACACTGCCTTCACTTGATTTACCTAAG GTAAGAAAGAACAAGTTTATCGAGATTCTTCCTATTAATGTGGGATGTTTAGGCGCCTGCACATACTGTAAGACAAAGCATGCTCGTGGTCATTTGGGAAGCTATACTATTGACAGCTTG GTGGATCGTGTGAAAACTGTTGTCTCCGAAGGTGTCCGGGAGATCTGGTTGAGCAGCGAAGATACTGGTGCTTATG GACGGGATATCAGTACAAACCTTCCAAATTTGTTAAATGCGATTGTTGCGGAGCTTCCTGTTGACCAAAGCACAATGCTCCGCATAGGCATGACAAATCCTCCTTTCATACTAGAGCATTTGAAGGAGATAGCTGCTGTTTTGCGCCATCCCTGCGTTTACTCTTTCCTCCATGTTCCTGTGCAATCTGGAAGCGATGCTGTTTTAACG GCAATGAATCGTGAATACACTGTTGGCGAGTTCAGAAAGGTAGTTGACACTCTGTGTGAGCTTGTCCCTGGAATGCAAATTGCTACAGATATTATCTGTGGCTTTCCTG GTGAGACTGATCAAGATTTCTCTGAGACTGTTAACCTCGTAAAGGAATATCAATTccctcaggtccacatttcacagTTTTACCCTAGACCAG GGACACCTGCTGCTAGGATGAAGAAGGTACCAAGCAATGAAGTGAAAAAGCGGAGTCGTGAATTGACTTCAGTTTTTGAATCATTTTCACCATACCAAGGAATGGAAGGCAAAGTAGAGAGGATCTGGATCACCGAGATTGCGACTGATGGTGTTCACTTG GTTGGACATACCAAGGGATATATCCAGGTGCTGGTAATTGCTCCTGATAGCTTGTTAGGAACATCAGCAAATGTGAAGATCACATCTGTTGGACGATGGTCTGTCTTTGGTTATGTGATAGAAGGATCTGTTGCAGTAGGAGAAGCACCGAAGCAAACTAGTGCCAAACTGCAGAAAGAACATGGACAGAATCAGGTGGAGGAAGCTGGTTGTTGTGCCACTGACTCCTGTGGCACCAGTGCATGCTCCAATGAGGCACAACAGTGTGCCCCAGAACGATGTGAAAACACATCTCATGCCCCGCAGGCCTGTGGTGATGTTACTCGTCAGGAGGCACTCCAGCCTATGCTTGTGAGGAGAAGGGTAGAGGGAACCCCGAAAGAAAGTGAAAGCAGTGCAGCACATTCACTAGGGAAGGAACGGCAGGTGAAAGTAGTAACTAGGAGAGGGGTAAACATTGACACGATTTTGTGGTGCGGTTTGGCCGTGAGCTTCGCTGTAACGATAGCTCTGCTTGTAATCCTTACCAGCAAGATTTCATCGGCATCCTCCCCCTAG